The segment ACAACAGCCAGCCTCCGACCCCAACGGCCAGAACCAGGGCAATAACCTGAGTCAGGGGCATTTTCGCCATCAGCACCGGGCCGCGATAATCGCCCCGGAAAAATTCTACCCCGAACCGGATCAACCCGGCTAAGGCCAGATAGGCGCCGGTCAACTGGCCATCAAAACTTTTGCGTTGGCGCAGCCACAAGATGATGCCAAAATTACCCAGGGCCAGCAGCGATTCGTAAAGTTGGGTGGGATGAATAGGGATTCCCTGGGGAGCCAGGGTGGCCGGATGGGTAAAGGTGACGCACCAGGGCAGATCGCCGGGCCGGCCATAACAGCAACCGGCCATAAAGCAGCCGATGCGGCCGATAGACTGCCCTAACGGTGCGCCGACCGCCAGGATATCAAAGGTTCCCAGGATAGGCATCTGATGCTGGCGCATATAAACGATAGATACGATCACCGCCAGGAAGACCCCGCCCTGGAAGGCAAGGCCGCCTTTCCAGAGCTTGAAGATTTCCAGGGGATGGGCCAGAAAATAAGACGGAGCCATTAAGATATGCAATAATCGGGAGCCGATCAGGGCGGCCAGGACGATCCAGAAACACAGATCATAAATTTGCTCCACCCGGACGCCTAGCCGTTTGGCCTCCCGACCGGCCATACCAATGCCACATAAAAAGGCCAGGGCCAGAAAAAAACCATAGGTGAAGATCGACACCGGACCCAATTTAAACAGGATGGGATACATTGTCATGTCCCTCCGCACGCCAGATAACCAGGCACAAAAGACCAGCCCCCAGGCAGATGAGGCTGTCCGCCACGTTAAAGGCCGGCCAGTGGTAGCGGCCCACATAAAAGTCTAGAAAATCAATTACCTCCCCCAAACGCACCCGGTCGATCAGGTTTCCCAAGGCTCCGGCAATGATCAGACTGTAGCCGGTCGCGGCCCAGTAGTCGTTTCCTGGCAGCCGAAAGAACAGATAGGCCAATACCGCCAAAACGATCAGGGTGGCAAAACTAAAAAAAATGCTGGCATAGGCCTCGGGCCAGTTGGCCAGCAGTCCGAAGGCGGCACCCCGATTGTGGACATGAACCAGGTTAAAAAACCCTGGAATAACCGGGACTATGGCAAAGCGGGACAAAGCCAGACAGATGACTGCCTTGCTGAGCTGATCCAGCCCCACCCCCGCACCAACTATTAGCATCAAGAGCCGATATTTCGGGGACAGGAACCGCCTGGAAATGGTCA is part of the Deltaproteobacteria bacterium genome and harbors:
- the lgt gene encoding prolipoprotein diacylglyceryl transferase produces the protein MTMYPILFKLGPVSIFTYGFFLALAFLCGIGMAGREAKRLGVRVEQIYDLCFWIVLAALIGSRLLHILMAPSYFLAHPLEIFKLWKGGLAFQGGVFLAVIVSIVYMRQHQMPILGTFDILAVGAPLGQSIGRIGCFMAGCCYGRPGDLPWCVTFTHPATLAPQGIPIHPTQLYESLLALGNFGIILWLRQRKSFDGQLTGAYLALAGLIRFGVEFFRGDYRGPVLMAKMPLTQVIALVLAVGVGGWLLWRSWQVHSEKRDSLHTPKP
- the lspA gene encoding signal peptidase II; this translates as MTISRRFLSPKYRLLMLIVGAGVGLDQLSKAVICLALSRFAIVPVIPGFFNLVHVHNRGAAFGLLANWPEAYASIFFSFATLIVLAVLAYLFFRLPGNDYWAATGYSLIIAGALGNLIDRVRLGEVIDFLDFYVGRYHWPAFNVADSLICLGAGLLCLVIWRAEGHDNVSHPV